The Halobacterium sp. R2-5 DNA segment CTCGACAGGGATGACGAGCGAGCGCGTCGCGTGAATCGCGTTGTAGAGATGTGGCCCCTCGGTCGCCGGTGGGTCACAGATGAGCACGTCGTACTCGTCTGGCACGCCGGCTTCGCGAAGGACGCGAAGCAGCTGTGCGTGCATCCCGAACGCTTCGCCCATCGCTTCTGCCTGGTCTTTCTCACGCTGGAGGTACTCGGCGAGGTCCGAGAGCATGTTGTGTTCCGGGATGATGTCGACGCCTTCCACGGTCCGGATGAGGTCGTCGAACTCGCCACTCGGACGGCGAATCATGTGCCGGACGAGATTGTCGACGGATTCAGTACGATCTGTGTCGACACCGAAGAGCCGGGAGAGGTCGCCATCTTGGGGGTCGAGTGGTACGACGAGCGGTTTCAAACCAGCTCGTGCGTGCGCGACCGCTAGGTTCGCGGCTGTCGTCGTCTTGCCGACCCCGCCTGCCTCGCTGTACGTCGAGTACGCTAACATACTCACGCCATGGACACCACCCATCTTGAAAGTTCTGTACGTTCATTCATTGATGTAGTTCGCTATGTTCTGTGGGTGATTTAATTAATGAACACAACTAGTGAACACTGACAGTGAACACAACTAATGAATGTGTTCAATGATTGTATACACTGTTGTAGTACAATGAATGTATTTGGTTAGAGTAACTATAGAATTCGGGGAGGGCGTCGGGTTAGCTGCGCTATCGGGCTTCTGCCTCGGTCACTGGCCCGGCGAACGCGACCGCTTCTGGACGTCCGTGATTTCAACGTCAACCTCGTCGCCGGACTGAGCTCCGGGAACGAAGACGACGAACCCTCGCTCGACCTTCGTGACCCCGTCCCCCGGTCTCCCAAGTATCGACCGTCACTGACCGTACCTCTCCCTCCTCTACCGGCGCGGTTTCATACTGGTTCCGACTCTGGACGCGACCGCCGTTTGGTGCAGATTCAGTGTCGGTGTTCTTCTTGCGCTCTGTTTACTGAGTAGAATCGCGCTACTCAGAAGACACCACCCCTTGTGGGTGCACTTTCGTCGACGAGTCCCTTTGGGACCGAAACCGTGTACTGGTCACCGCGCTTTTCGAGTGTCGTTTCGTAGAGTAGACGTAGCGAATCAGGGATCTCCGTCATTACCGGCTGTACGGCGGTCTAACTAAAGGAAATTTGGTCGCCCACCGGAGCACCCTCATCTGGAGCACCGGTCCAAGAGTCGAGACCAATGCTGTCGATGCATAGCGATTTGGGAGACCTCGCTTATTGGGTCGTTGGTGCTGACTGAGCCAGCTAACACTGAGATACCTCGCAGCAATATCTTCCGGTATATGTGACGCCTCTTGTTT contains these protein-coding regions:
- a CDS encoding ParA family protein, with product MLAYSTYSEAGGVGKTTTAANLAVAHARAGLKPLVVPLDPQDGDLSRLFGVDTDRTESVDNLVRHMIRRPSGEFDDLIRTVEGVDIIPEHNMLSDLAEYLQREKDQAEAMGEAFGMHAQLLRVLREAGVPDEYDVLICDPPATEGPHLYNAIHATRSLVIPVEPSAKGRAAVEGLESLVAGLEDQLDVEVGVLAAVPVGFKDTRDQRTVLDEIEYPIPEIIGERASLMEGCWMQQCSAFEYVREHRDRRRDYEIETLAQFDRIARRLEQEVGIEAPNPPKPGDLDHEVLSA